ACGCGTAAGAACCTCTCCCAGTACACGGTTCACATGATCGGTAATGCCCACATTGACCCCGTCTGGCAGTGGCGGTGGGAGGAAGGGCGGCAGGAGGTGCTCGACTCCTGCCGCGCCGCGGTTGACCGCATCCTGGACACCCCTGGGTTCATCTTCTGCCGCAGCAGTGCGGTGACTTACCAGTGGATCGAGGAGTGCGATCCCGATCTCTTTGCCGAGATCAAGCGCTGGGTCGCGCGGGGACACTGGTGCATCGTCAACGGCTGGTGGGAACAGCCCGACTGCAACATCCCCGGTGGTGAGGCCCTGGTGCGCCAGGGGCTTTACGGGCAACGGTACTTCCACGCGAAATTCGGCAGGATCGCGGCCACCGGCTATAACGTGGACACATTCGGCCACGCGGGGACGCTTCCGCAGATCCTCGCTGGGCAGGGGATGAACCAATACTGCTTCTTCCGTCCAGGCCCCCACGAGAAGGAGCTGCCGTCGACGCTCTTCAATTGGGAAGGCCCTGACGGCACACGCGTTCTGGCCGCCCGAATGCCCGGACATTACGGCACCTGGGCTGACCAATTGGAGGAACGGATTATCCAGGCCGCCGAGGAGACCCCCAAAGGTCTGCGCGAGACCATGAGTTTCTATGGCGTCGGCAATCACGGCGGCGGCCCAACGAAGGCGAATATCGCCAGCATCCTCAAAGTTCAGGCCGATCCCCACGGCCCCAACGCGATCTTCAGCACACCGGACGCATTCTTCGACGCAGTCCGGGACAAGGCGGACAAGTTCCCCGTGGTGGCCGAGGAACTCCAGTATCATGCCCGGGGCTGCTATACGGCGGTCTCTGCTATCAAGGAGCACAATCGCCGATCGGAGAACATGCTCCTGCAGGCCGAAAAACTCAGCAGCCTGGCCGGTGTGCTTACAGCCTTGCCATACCCCGCCGCTGATCTTGAGCACGCCTGGAAGAAGGTGCTCTTCAACCAGTTCCACGACATCCTCGCGGGCACCAGTATACGCCCTGCCTGCGATGACGCGATCGCCGACTATCGTGAGGCCGAGCTGCTGGCCGCTCGTGCAGCCCGCGAGGCGATGACCCGCATCTCCTCGCGCATCGACACATCCGGAGCAGGGCGCCCGGTGGTGGTATACAACACACTCTCCTGGGAGCGCACTGAGGTCGTCGAGGCGGAGATCACCTGGATCAACCACGATGACCGCGTGCACGTCGTGGACGACGCCGGCGAAGCCGTCCCGTGCCAGACTCTCCACACCAACATCAGCGGTCGCGGATCCACGATCCGCATCGCTTTTCTGGCCACAGTGCCCGCCTGCGGGTACCGGACGTACCGTGTAGTACAGGGAGCCGGGCCCGATCAGCCGTCCCCCTTCACCGCAGGCCGGAGCTTCCTCGAGAGCGACCTGTTCCGTCTGGAGTTCGATCCGGTCGCGGGCTATCTCACCAGCCTGCTGGACAAGCGCACGGGCCAGGAGCTGCTGGCCGCGCCGGCGGCCGTGCCGGTGGTGCTGGAGGACCTGTCGGATACATGGAGTCATGGCGTGGACAGCTTCCGCGACCAAGTCGGCGCATTCCGGGGCGAGATGGGCATAGAAATCATTGAGATCGGCCCGGTCCGTGCCCGGGTGGTCGTAGAGATGCACTACGGCGAATCCACCCTGGTTCAGGATATTCGCCTGTACCGGGGCATCCCGCGCATCGACATGCAAATCACCGTGGACTATCACGGCGAGCATGAGTTCGTGAAGCTGGCATTCCCCACCGCTCTGGAGAATGTGACGGCTACCTACGAGGCACCCTATGGTTTCGCGGTGCGCGAAGCAAACGGTAATGAGGAGCCTGCTCAGAAATGGGCGGATGTGAGCGGGACGATCGGGGACGCAACTGCGGGCCTCGCGGTCCTGAACGACGCCCGGTACGGATATGACATCCTGGGTGGCGAGGTGCGCATCGGAGTGCTGCGGTCGCCGATCTACTGCTTCCACGAACCCGCTGTACGCGATCCGCGCAAGCGTTACGAGTTCACCGACCAAGGCATCCAGCGCTTCACGTGCGCTCTGGCGCCACATGAGGGCGACTGGCGTAAGGCCGGGGTGGTGCGGCAGGCCCAACAGCTCAACCACCCGTGCCTGGTGCGCGAGGAGCCTGCGCATACGGGAAGTCTGCAGCGCACCTTCGGCCTGCTCGAGGTGGACCGCGCAGGAATCATCGTTGAGGTCATCAAACGCCACGAGGACAGCGAAACTATGGTCCTGCGCGCATACGAGGCCCACGGGACACGCACCACTGCGACTCTTCGTCTGGCCGGCGTGAAACCTGCGCGCCTGTCCTTCCGGTCCTGCGAAATCAAAACCCTCATGGTCGAGAACGGCAGGCTGCGCGAGACCGACATGCTAGAGGGATTGCTGGAGCGAGCGAGCAAGAAGGAATGATCGCGTGAGCCACCCTCTTCTGCCAACGGTCCGTGTCGGCCGGCATGATATCACGCGCCTTGTCATCGGCGGCAACCCGTTCAGCGGCAATTCCCATACATCCGCCCAGCTGGACGCCGAGTTCGCAGACTACTACACCAACGCGGCCATTGTGGACGCCCTGTTCGAATGTGAGCGCCAGGGGATCAACACCGTTCAGGCCAGGGGAGACCGGCATATCATCCGGGCACTGCGCGAGTACCGAAATGCCGGAGGAACCCTGCAGTTCATCGCCCAGACTGCGAGCGAGCTTGCAGACTTGCACGGGAATATCCGCCAGATTGCAGCGGCAGGAGCAGTCGGTGCCTATCATCACGGCAGCCGCACGGACTCCCTCTGGCGCGAGGGCCGCATCGACGAGGTCCTCCCGCTCCTGGATACCATGCGCGAGTCGGGTCTGCTGGTGGGACTGGGCACGCACCTGCCGGAAGTGATACAGTACGCCGAGGAGCATGGGTGGGACATAGACTTCTACCTGGCCTGCGTCTACACCCTCGGTCAGCGTCCGCGTGAGAGCGCCATCGTCTCCGGTGCGCAGCAGGAGGAGACCTTCGACGATAACGACCGCGACGTGATGTTTCGCACCATCCGCGCGACGCAGAAGCCCTGTTTCGCCTTCAAGATACTCGCTGCCGGACGAAACTGCGCGACTCCCGATGCTGTCCGGGAGGCCTTCGAGATCGCTTTCGCGAACATCAAGCCGGTCGACGCGGTGATCGTCGGCATGGTGCAGAAGTACACTAACCAGGTGGAGATGAACGCGCGGATCGTCCGCGAGATCTGCGCGACAAGATGACCACAAGCCGCTAACAAGCGCACAGTTGGAGGGAGCCCTGCAATGTCAAAGACGGGTGTCGCAGTAGTCGGTTACGCACATGGTCACGTTTCCACGTATTCCGCGGGGATCAAGACCTACGACGATTTCGAGCTCAAGGCCTGCTGGGACCATGATCGGGAGCGCGGGGAGGGGCAGGCGAAGAACTTTGAGATCGAGTATTCGCCGTTCCTCGAGGACATCGTTGACCGCGACGATGTCCAGCTCTGCATCATTGGAGCCGAGACCAACCGCCACGCAGATTGTGTTATCGCCTGCGCCGAAGCGGGCAAGGACGTGATCCTTCAGAAACCGATGGCCCTGTCTCTGACGGACTGCGACCGAATCATCGAGGTCATCGACCGCACTGGCGTGTGGTTCTCGCTGGCCTTCCAGATGCGCTACGATCCGGTGAACCGGAAGATGAAGGAACTCGTGGATGCGGGCGAGATCGGCCGCGTGGGCATTGTGCGCCGCCGCCACTGTCTGAGCCTGCTGTTCAATGAGGCCTTCTGCACCGGCCCGAGCCGCTGGCACGTGGACCCCATCCAGAATATGGGCATGTGGATGGATGACGCCAGTCACGCAACGGACTGGTTCTACTGGATGATGGGAGAGCCCAAGAGCGTTGTGGCTGAGATCGACAACGTGCTTACCAACTGTGCCCCGGATGACTCGGGTCTGGCGATCTACCGCTTTGCCAATGGCGAGATGGGCATGCTCATGAACAGCTCGGTCATCTGGGCCGCGGAGAGCACAGTGGAGATCTACGGCGACAAGGGCGTCATCATTGAGAACTACGGCGATGGCCCGTCCTGCAATGTACCGCCGCCGCCTGGTGCGATCATGCTGAAGATGTACCAGGCCGACAAGGCCGACCAAGGCTGGCAGGTTCTGCCCGCAGAGATTCCTAACAGCCAGGGCGTGCGCATCGCCAACGTCACACGCAATATACTGGACGAGTACAAGGCGGGCAAAGTGCAAGTGGATGCCCGGGCGGGCAAGATCAGCACGGGGATGATCCTGGGCGCATACCAGAGCGCCCGCGAAGGCCGCCGGATCCCGTTGCCTATGCTGCAGTAGAACCGAAGGAGCGCTGCGATGGAACCCGGCAAGCGCATGGAAGTTGTCGCAAAGATCGACGCCATTATCGCGCGCCTGGAAGCGGCTCACTCAGATGAGGAAGCCGCCCCGGCGCGCGATGAGCTGGCCGAGGTGTGGCCGGATCTCATTGCCGAAGTGCCCATTGTTGGTCGTCTGATGGCCGCACAGTTCGGCGACAAGGGCGACGAGATCCGCCGCATGGACACGGATGGTCTCAGAGAGAAGATGTTGCC
This region of Armatimonadota bacterium genomic DNA includes:
- a CDS encoding alpha-mannosidase translates to MPSRKTRKNLSQYTVHMIGNAHIDPVWQWRWEEGRQEVLDSCRAAVDRILDTPGFIFCRSSAVTYQWIEECDPDLFAEIKRWVARGHWCIVNGWWEQPDCNIPGGEALVRQGLYGQRYFHAKFGRIAATGYNVDTFGHAGTLPQILAGQGMNQYCFFRPGPHEKELPSTLFNWEGPDGTRVLAARMPGHYGTWADQLEERIIQAAEETPKGLRETMSFYGVGNHGGGPTKANIASILKVQADPHGPNAIFSTPDAFFDAVRDKADKFPVVAEELQYHARGCYTAVSAIKEHNRRSENMLLQAEKLSSLAGVLTALPYPAADLEHAWKKVLFNQFHDILAGTSIRPACDDAIADYREAELLAARAAREAMTRISSRIDTSGAGRPVVVYNTLSWERTEVVEAEITWINHDDRVHVVDDAGEAVPCQTLHTNISGRGSTIRIAFLATVPACGYRTYRVVQGAGPDQPSPFTAGRSFLESDLFRLEFDPVAGYLTSLLDKRTGQELLAAPAAVPVVLEDLSDTWSHGVDSFRDQVGAFRGEMGIEIIEIGPVRARVVVEMHYGESTLVQDIRLYRGIPRIDMQITVDYHGEHEFVKLAFPTALENVTATYEAPYGFAVREANGNEEPAQKWADVSGTIGDATAGLAVLNDARYGYDILGGEVRIGVLRSPIYCFHEPAVRDPRKRYEFTDQGIQRFTCALAPHEGDWRKAGVVRQAQQLNHPCLVREEPAHTGSLQRTFGLLEVDRAGIIVEVIKRHEDSETMVLRAYEAHGTRTTATLRLAGVKPARLSFRSCEIKTLMVENGRLRETDMLEGLLERASKKE
- a CDS encoding Gfo/Idh/MocA family oxidoreductase produces the protein MSKTGVAVVGYAHGHVSTYSAGIKTYDDFELKACWDHDRERGEGQAKNFEIEYSPFLEDIVDRDDVQLCIIGAETNRHADCVIACAEAGKDVILQKPMALSLTDCDRIIEVIDRTGVWFSLAFQMRYDPVNRKMKELVDAGEIGRVGIVRRRHCLSLLFNEAFCTGPSRWHVDPIQNMGMWMDDASHATDWFYWMMGEPKSVVAEIDNVLTNCAPDDSGLAIYRFANGEMGMLMNSSVIWAAESTVEIYGDKGVIIENYGDGPSCNVPPPPGAIMLKMYQADKADQGWQVLPAEIPNSQGVRIANVTRNILDEYKAGKVQVDARAGKISTGMILGAYQSAREGRRIPLPMLQ